Proteins encoded within one genomic window of Castellaniella sp.:
- the trbB gene encoding P-type conjugative transfer ATPase TrbB, which produces MSAVHKSSAAVALDRRIQMLRTAMGPVIAAALDNPDVVEIMLNPDRSLWVDRLSSGRAPLGLELSEADGERIIRLVAAHVGAEVHRGQPLLSAELPETGERFEGILPPAAPGPAFALRKRAVGVIPLTRYVADGMMSAVQSGFLVRAVHARQNILIAGGTSTGKTTLANALLAEIAATGDRVLVLEDTVELQCAANDHVPLRTRMGVVTMQELVRATMRLRPDRVVVGEVRGGEALDLIKVWGTGHPGGIATIHAGSAVGALLRLEQLIQEVAVNPPRALIAEAVNVVIYIAGRGRKRRIENIARVVGFDGVGYQLADALEPEFAEPSPSFPAADLYGDLS; this is translated from the coding sequence ATGAGTGCCGTGCACAAATCTTCTGCCGCCGTCGCCCTGGATCGCCGCATCCAGATGCTGCGTACCGCCATGGGGCCAGTGATCGCCGCCGCACTGGACAACCCGGACGTGGTGGAGATCATGTTGAACCCCGACCGCTCGCTATGGGTGGATCGTCTCTCCAGCGGGCGCGCGCCGCTGGGCCTGGAGCTGTCCGAAGCGGATGGGGAGCGCATCATCCGCCTGGTGGCGGCACACGTTGGCGCGGAAGTGCATCGCGGCCAGCCGCTACTGAGCGCGGAACTGCCCGAAACCGGCGAACGCTTCGAAGGCATCTTGCCGCCCGCCGCACCCGGCCCGGCCTTTGCGCTGCGTAAGCGGGCGGTGGGCGTGATTCCGCTTACACGCTACGTAGCAGACGGCATGATGAGCGCCGTCCAGTCAGGTTTTTTGGTGCGAGCGGTACACGCACGGCAGAACATCCTCATTGCTGGGGGCACTAGCACGGGCAAGACCACGCTCGCCAATGCTTTGCTGGCTGAAATCGCCGCCACGGGCGACCGCGTGCTGGTGCTCGAAGACACGGTGGAGCTGCAATGTGCCGCGAACGACCATGTGCCGCTGCGCACCCGTATGGGGGTCGTGACGATGCAAGAACTGGTGCGCGCCACGATGCGCCTGCGTCCTGACCGTGTGGTGGTCGGTGAAGTGCGCGGCGGCGAAGCGCTGGATCTCATCAAGGTCTGGGGCACGGGCCACCCGGGCGGTATTGCCACCATCCACGCCGGCTCCGCGGTGGGTGCGCTGCTGCGTCTGGAACAACTGATTCAGGAAGTGGCGGTGAACCCGCCGCGTGCATTGATTGCCGAGGCGGTCAATGTCGTAATCTACATCGCCGGTCGCGGCCGCAAGCGCCGCATCGAAAACATTGCCCGTGTCGTCGGCTTTGATGGCGTGGGTTACCAACTGGCCGATGCGCTGGAGCCGGAATTTGCTGAGCCATCGCCTTCCTTCCCAGCCGCTGATCTGTATGGAGACTTGTCATGA
- the trbF gene encoding conjugal transfer protein TrbF gives MRFKRPLVRYAESPQPATPYQSAAQVWDDRIGSARVQARNWRLMAFGCLLLALLMAGGLVWRSMQSIVTPYVVEVDNAGQVRAVGEAATPYRPNDAQIAHHIARFITLVRSLSIDPIVVRQNWLDAYDYTTDKGAAVLNDYARVNDPFTRIGKESVTVQISSVVRASDTSFNVRWTQRRFVNGTSAGLERWTAVVSIVHQPPRTEARLRKNPLGLYVNGLSWSRELDSSEGAQR, from the coding sequence ATGCGTTTCAAACGACCGCTGGTGCGTTATGCCGAATCACCGCAACCGGCCACACCTTACCAATCTGCCGCCCAGGTCTGGGATGACCGTATCGGTTCGGCGCGGGTGCAAGCCAGGAACTGGCGGCTGATGGCCTTCGGTTGCCTGCTGTTGGCGCTGCTCATGGCCGGTGGCCTCGTGTGGCGCTCGATGCAGTCCATCGTCACGCCTTATGTCGTGGAGGTGGATAACGCGGGCCAGGTGCGCGCCGTGGGGGAAGCCGCCACGCCGTACCGGCCCAACGATGCACAGATCGCTCACCATATTGCGCGTTTCATCACACTGGTGCGCTCGCTATCCATCGACCCCATCGTGGTGCGCCAGAACTGGCTGGATGCCTATGACTACACCACGGACAAGGGGGCCGCTGTGCTGAATGACTACGCACGGGTGAACGACCCCTTTACCCGTATCGGCAAAGAATCGGTGACGGTGCAGATTAGCAGCGTCGTGCGCGCCAGCGACACGTCCTTCAACGTGCGCTGGACGCAGCGCCGTTTCGTCAATGGTACGTCCGCCGGTCTGGAGCGTTGGACGGCGGTGGTGTCTATCGTGCATCAGCCGCCGCGCACCGAAGCGCGTTTGCGCAAAAACCCCCTGGGGCTTTACGTCAATGGCCTGTCGTGGAGCCGTGAACTCGATTCGTCTGAAGGAGCCCAGCGATGA
- the trbG gene encoding P-type conjugative transfer protein TrbG, protein MMPSLRFYVFPLTLIALAGCATQGKPPPAISLDEPVQAELLPEPPSPVEVIAVPEPLALPAQLKPLPGTDAGQPTPEPADETVRVSRANAEARVAPTREGYVNAIQVWPYSDGALYQLYTGVGRVTVIALQPGEELVTVAAGDTVRWIVGDTSSGSGADLRVNVLVKPIRSGLKTNLVITTNRRTYLLELTSTEKTWMASVSWEYPKDRMLALQRQNQAAQATAPVDTGLALEKLHFRYTVSGSNPPWKPLRAFDDGQKVYIQFPVGIAHGELPPLFVIDAAGDGQLVNYRFRSPYYIVDRLFGAAELRLGGDRGDVVRIERTDGVARRN, encoded by the coding sequence ATGATGCCGTCTTTACGCTTTTACGTTTTTCCGTTGACCTTGATTGCCCTGGCGGGCTGCGCGACCCAGGGTAAGCCACCGCCTGCCATCTCGCTTGATGAACCAGTGCAGGCCGAACTATTGCCGGAACCGCCTAGCCCGGTCGAAGTGATTGCCGTGCCTGAGCCTCTGGCGCTGCCAGCGCAACTGAAACCCTTGCCGGGAACGGATGCGGGCCAGCCTACGCCGGAACCAGCCGATGAAACTGTACGGGTGTCCCGCGCCAATGCCGAAGCCCGTGTCGCGCCCACCCGCGAGGGTTACGTTAATGCCATTCAGGTCTGGCCCTACAGCGACGGGGCGCTTTATCAGCTCTATACCGGCGTGGGCCGCGTGACGGTGATTGCGCTGCAGCCCGGCGAGGAGCTGGTGACGGTGGCTGCCGGCGACACGGTGCGCTGGATTGTAGGCGATACGTCCAGCGGCAGCGGCGCAGACCTGCGCGTGAACGTCCTGGTCAAACCTATCCGCTCAGGCTTGAAGACGAATTTGGTCATCACCACCAACCGCCGCACTTATCTGCTTGAGCTAACTTCCACCGAAAAGACGTGGATGGCGTCGGTGTCCTGGGAGTATCCGAAGGATCGGATGCTGGCCCTGCAGCGTCAGAATCAGGCCGCACAAGCTACTGCGCCGGTGGATACCGGGCTGGCGCTGGAAAAGCTGCATTTCCGCTACACGGTCAGTGGCAGCAATCCGCCCTGGAAGCCGCTGCGCGCCTTTGATGATGGGCAGAAGGTCTATATCCAGTTTCCGGTTGGCATCGCTCATGGGGAGCTGCCGCCGCTCTTTGTGATCGACGCTGCAGGCGACGGCCAACTAGTCAACTACCGTTTCCGTTCGCCGTACTATATCGTGGATCGGCTGTTTGGTGCGGCCGAGCTGCGCCTGGGCGGTGATCGGGGCGACGTGGTGCGCATTGAGCGCACCGATGGCGTGGCTCGGAGGAACTGA
- the trbL gene encoding P-type conjugative transfer protein TrbL, with protein MNDVAVIDRFLDTFARYIDSGFGLLQGEVAFLTATLIVIDMTLAGLYWSLGHASGQGDDVIAKLLRKVLYVGAFAYIIGNFNALASILFRSFAGLGLMASGSSLSMGNFLQPGRLAKTGIDAAAPILEQIGDMAGFPEVFANIDPIVVLFLAWMVVVLSFFVLAIQLFVTLIEFKLTTLAGFVLVPFALWNKTSFLAEKVLGNVVSSGVKVLVLAVIVGIGSGLFAEFQVHPDEPSIDYALVIMLASLSLLALGIFGPGIATGLVSGGPQLGAGSMAGAAVGAVGTAVAIGAAATGVGGAVAAGARMVPGAARMASGAARSIGASAGGIQSAFQTSAGAGGGLKGAAGSAFASGAGPGASAAASSETASPAAQPAWAKRLHRRQQLTQAATTAAHALRGGDSGGAGQGPSLRDSDS; from the coding sequence ATGAACGACGTTGCCGTCATTGATCGATTTCTCGATACCTTCGCGCGCTACATCGACTCGGGATTCGGCCTGCTGCAAGGCGAAGTGGCGTTTCTGACCGCGACGCTCATTGTCATCGACATGACGCTCGCCGGACTGTATTGGTCGCTGGGGCATGCCAGCGGCCAGGGCGACGACGTAATCGCCAAGCTGCTACGCAAGGTGCTTTATGTCGGCGCCTTCGCTTACATCATCGGCAATTTCAACGCGCTGGCCAGCATCCTGTTCCGCTCGTTCGCGGGGCTGGGGCTGATGGCCTCGGGCTCGTCGTTGAGCATGGGTAACTTTCTGCAGCCCGGGCGACTGGCCAAGACCGGCATTGATGCCGCAGCGCCCATTCTGGAGCAGATCGGCGACATGGCGGGCTTTCCCGAGGTGTTCGCCAACATCGACCCCATCGTGGTGCTGTTCCTGGCCTGGATGGTGGTGGTGCTCAGTTTCTTCGTGCTGGCGATTCAGCTTTTTGTGACGCTGATCGAGTTCAAGCTGACCACGCTTGCTGGCTTCGTGTTGGTGCCGTTTGCGCTTTGGAATAAGACCTCATTTCTTGCCGAAAAGGTGCTGGGCAATGTGGTGTCGTCGGGTGTGAAGGTGCTGGTGCTGGCCGTGATCGTTGGGATTGGCAGTGGCTTGTTCGCCGAGTTCCAGGTGCATCCCGATGAACCGTCGATTGATTATGCGCTGGTCATCATGCTGGCGTCGCTCTCCTTGCTGGCACTCGGCATCTTCGGGCCGGGCATCGCTACGGGGCTGGTCTCCGGCGGGCCACAGTTGGGTGCGGGTTCCATGGCCGGTGCCGCCGTGGGCGCGGTGGGGACGGCCGTCGCCATCGGTGCGGCCGCCACGGGCGTCGGCGGTGCGGTGGCGGCAGGCGCGCGCATGGTTCCGGGCGCCGCTCGCATGGCTTCGGGCGCGGCCCGCTCCATCGGTGCAAGCGCGGGCGGCATCCAATCGGCCTTCCAGACGAGTGCTGGGGCGGGGGGTGGTCTCAAAGGGGCAGCGGGGTCGGCTTTTGCGTCCGGCGCCGGGCCTGGCGCGTCCGCTGCGGCATCATCCGAGACAGCTAGCCCTGCCGCACAACCGGCCTGGGCTAAACGTCTGCATCGCAGACAACAACTGACGCAAGCCGCTACGACTGCTGCCCACGCGTTGCGCGGTGGCGACAGCGGCGGTGCAGGCCAAGGCCCGAGTCTGCGTGATTCCGATTCATAA
- the trbE gene encoding conjugal transfer protein TrbE, which yields MLNLAEYRQRPALLADWLPWAGLIAPGVVLNKDGSFQRTARFRGPDLDSATQGELIATSARLNNALRRLGSGWALFVEAERRPAADYPHSDFPEALSWLIDQERRAAFEETSNHFESSYHLTLAFLPPEESRARAAGILYENRPSDGVDWRERLAAFVAETDRVFDLLDGVMPEIAWLDDSRTLTYLHSTISTRRYRVGVPEVPFHLDALLADSALAGGLAPTLGDTHLRVVSVRGFPTSTWPGILDDLNRLGFAYRWSTRFLCMDKAEAEKELRRLRRQWFAKRKNVVALLRETIFQQESPLVDTDASNKAADADAALQELGSDQVAFGYVTTTVTVLDADPAVADEKLRMVERVIQGRGFVTIPETLNAVDAWLSSIPGNAYANVRQPIVSTLNLAHMMPVSAVWAGPQKNDHLDGPPLIVTRTEGATPFRLVTHIGDVGHTLVAGPTGMGKSVLLAVLVQQFRRYHGSRIFAFDMGRSMRATILGLGGEHYDLGADGGIAFQPLARINREGYRTWAAEWIEGRLQHEGMAVSPDDKAAIWSALGSLAGAPVEQRTLTGFSVLLQSNTLRQALAPYVLSGAHGKLLDADHDRLGMADVQGFEMEELMHSPAAVQAVLRYLFARFDERFDGAPTLLILDEAWLFLDEPSFAARIRQWLKTLRKKNVSVIFATQSLADIKDSSIASAIIESCASRIFLPNPQATEPQIRTIYEGFGLNSRQIEIVATAQPKRDYYYQSRLGNRLFDLDLGPATLAFAGASTPQDQRDIDRILLEAGVSGFTGAWLRHRGLDWAADLLPNFSGFVPSVTAVSSHLQETLP from the coding sequence ATGCTGAACCTTGCGGAATATCGCCAGCGTCCCGCCTTGTTGGCCGACTGGCTGCCTTGGGCCGGGTTGATTGCACCCGGCGTGGTGCTGAACAAGGATGGATCGTTTCAGCGCACGGCGCGCTTTCGCGGGCCGGATCTGGATAGCGCCACCCAAGGCGAGCTGATCGCCACTTCGGCCCGCTTGAATAATGCGCTACGCCGCCTTGGATCCGGCTGGGCGCTGTTCGTCGAAGCTGAGCGCCGCCCGGCGGCAGACTATCCCCATTCAGACTTTCCTGAAGCCTTGTCCTGGCTGATCGATCAAGAGCGCCGTGCCGCGTTTGAAGAGACGAGCAATCACTTCGAGAGCAGCTACCACCTGACGCTTGCGTTCCTGCCACCCGAAGAATCCCGCGCCCGTGCGGCGGGGATACTCTACGAAAACCGTCCTTCCGACGGTGTGGACTGGCGCGAGCGCCTGGCCGCGTTCGTAGCGGAAACGGATCGTGTCTTTGATCTGCTTGATGGCGTCATGCCGGAAATTGCGTGGCTGGACGACAGTCGGACGCTCACATACCTGCATTCCACCATCTCGACGCGGCGTTACCGCGTTGGCGTGCCGGAGGTGCCGTTCCATCTGGATGCGCTGCTGGCCGATTCCGCACTGGCCGGAGGGCTGGCGCCGACGTTGGGCGATACCCATTTGCGTGTGGTGTCGGTGCGCGGCTTTCCGACCTCCACCTGGCCGGGAATTTTGGATGACCTGAACCGACTTGGCTTTGCTTATCGTTGGAGCACGCGCTTTCTGTGCATGGACAAAGCTGAGGCGGAAAAGGAACTGCGCCGCCTGCGTCGTCAATGGTTCGCCAAACGCAAGAATGTCGTGGCGCTGCTGCGGGAAACGATTTTCCAGCAGGAGTCGCCGCTGGTCGATACCGATGCCAGCAACAAGGCCGCCGATGCGGATGCCGCCTTGCAGGAGTTGGGAAGCGATCAGGTCGCCTTCGGCTATGTGACCACTACCGTAACAGTGTTGGATGCCGATCCCGCCGTGGCCGATGAAAAACTGCGTATGGTTGAGCGCGTCATCCAGGGCCGGGGCTTTGTGACCATCCCCGAGACACTGAACGCGGTGGATGCCTGGCTGTCGTCCATCCCCGGCAACGCCTATGCCAATGTACGGCAGCCTATTGTGTCTACATTGAACCTGGCGCACATGATGCCGGTGTCGGCGGTGTGGGCCGGGCCGCAGAAGAATGATCACCTGGATGGCCCGCCACTGATTGTCACGCGTACCGAGGGTGCGACGCCGTTTCGGCTGGTGACGCATATCGGTGACGTAGGCCACACCCTGGTCGCGGGACCGACCGGTATGGGCAAGTCAGTGTTGCTGGCCGTCTTGGTTCAGCAGTTTCGCCGCTATCACGGCTCACGCATCTTTGCCTTCGATATGGGCCGCTCAATGCGCGCTACCATCCTGGGCTTGGGCGGGGAGCACTACGACCTGGGTGCCGATGGCGGCATCGCTTTCCAGCCGTTGGCCCGCATTAACCGCGAAGGCTACCGCACCTGGGCAGCGGAGTGGATCGAAGGTCGCTTGCAGCATGAAGGCATGGCCGTCAGCCCTGACGACAAGGCTGCCATCTGGTCGGCGCTGGGAAGTCTCGCGGGTGCGCCGGTGGAACAGCGCACACTGACGGGCTTTTCCGTGCTGCTGCAATCGAACACGTTGCGTCAAGCGCTTGCGCCCTATGTACTGAGCGGTGCGCATGGCAAGTTGCTAGACGCCGACCATGACCGGCTGGGCATGGCCGATGTGCAGGGCTTCGAAATGGAAGAGCTGATGCACAGTCCCGCCGCCGTGCAGGCGGTGCTGCGCTATCTCTTCGCCCGCTTCGATGAGCGTTTCGATGGTGCGCCCACGCTCTTGATTCTGGATGAGGCATGGTTGTTTCTGGATGAACCGTCCTTTGCCGCTCGCATCCGGCAGTGGTTGAAGACCCTGCGCAAGAAGAATGTGTCGGTGATTTTTGCCACGCAATCGCTGGCTGACATCAAGGATTCGAGCATTGCGTCGGCCATCATCGAAAGCTGCGCGAGCCGCATTTTCCTGCCCAACCCGCAGGCGACTGAACCGCAGATTCGCACGATCTACGAAGGTTTCGGGCTGAACAGCCGACAGATCGAGATTGTCGCGACTGCCCAGCCCAAGCGCGATTACTACTACCAATCCCGCCTGGGAAATCGCCTGTTCGACCTTGATCTCGGGCCCGCGACGCTTGCCTTTGCAGGGGCTTCGACCCCGCAAGATCAGCGCGACATCGACCGCATTCTGCTGGAAGCCGGCGTATCCGGCTTCACGGGTGCCTGGCTGCGCCATCGTGGCCTGGATTGGGCCGCTGACCTGTTGCCTAATTTCTCCGGCTTTGTGCCCTCAGTCACTGCCGTTTCTTCTCATCTACAGGAGACCCTGCCATGA
- a CDS encoding TrbC/VirB2 family protein: MTLVDAFRISVVPLSIMKCLRRLAHPALLGLLLTMLLMLVASAAQAAGSSMPWEGPLQSILESIQGPVARIVAVIIIIATGLALAFGDTSGGFRKLIQIVFGLSIAFAASSFFLSFFSFSGGAVV; the protein is encoded by the coding sequence ATGACGCTTGTTGATGCCTTCCGTATTTCCGTCGTTCCGCTTTCCATTATGAAGTGCCTACGCCGTCTTGCCCACCCAGCGCTGCTAGGGCTGCTGCTGACCATGCTGTTGATGCTGGTGGCGAGCGCGGCGCAGGCCGCCGGTTCCTCCATGCCCTGGGAGGGGCCGCTGCAATCCATTCTCGAATCCATTCAGGGGCCGGTGGCGCGCATCGTCGCGGTCATCATCATTATTGCCACCGGCCTGGCGCTCGCCTTTGGCGACACCAGCGGTGGTTTTCGCAAGTTGATTCAGATTGTTTTTGGCCTGTCCATCGCATTCGCTGCGTCCTCCTTCTTCCTGTCGTTCTTCAGTTTCTCCGGTGGGGCCGTCGTATGA
- a CDS encoding TrbI/VirB10 family protein, with the protein MSEEHTPDKASPQAADKVAPETVALRAQPRPVTRLNRRTLALLVGGLSVVVLGATIWSLQPQRRGAGAQTELYNVDRVSKSEELDALPADYSMLPTQELPPDVPELGPPLPGDLGPAIVNSQQPAVATYAPPGVDAQAAEREARRKEAEAAAASPVFFRTGQGQSGQPSAAAAQAMPVASGTDSTLAAFDPLAAGPASTAAQSTDPTAAQSRQDEKEAFLQSSSTQTRNSGNLQLPASPYQVMAGTVIAAALVTGIKSDLPGDVIGTVTEPVYDSATGKYLLIPQGSRILGRYNSQVSYGQSRVQVVWHRIILPDTSSLTLDNLVGTDPAGYAGLEDDVDWHWDRIIGGAVLTTLLGVGAELAAPENRQDGERIIIAGRDSAQDSINQVGQEMARRNMNIQPTLTSRPGLPVRIIVNRDLVLRPYQPFFFNKGASQ; encoded by the coding sequence ATGAGCGAGGAACATACACCCGATAAAGCCTCACCCCAGGCGGCGGATAAGGTGGCCCCTGAAACCGTGGCGCTGCGCGCCCAGCCACGACCCGTCACGCGGCTGAACCGCCGCACACTGGCTTTGCTGGTAGGCGGGCTATCGGTGGTGGTGCTGGGTGCCACTATCTGGTCGCTGCAACCCCAGCGGCGCGGCGCAGGCGCACAGACCGAGCTTTACAACGTAGACAGGGTGTCAAAATCGGAAGAGCTTGATGCCTTGCCTGCGGATTATTCCATGCTACCTACACAAGAATTGCCGCCCGATGTGCCGGAACTCGGGCCGCCGCTGCCGGGCGACCTGGGACCAGCCATCGTGAACAGCCAGCAGCCAGCGGTTGCCACCTATGCGCCACCGGGCGTTGACGCTCAAGCCGCCGAACGCGAAGCGCGGCGCAAGGAGGCCGAAGCGGCCGCCGCCTCGCCGGTCTTTTTCCGTACCGGTCAGGGGCAGTCTGGCCAACCTTCGGCGGCGGCTGCGCAGGCCATGCCGGTGGCGTCGGGGACGGATAGTACCTTGGCCGCCTTCGACCCGTTGGCCGCGGGGCCAGCCTCGACAGCGGCGCAATCCACCGATCCCACTGCCGCACAGAGCCGGCAAGACGAGAAAGAGGCGTTCCTGCAATCCAGCTCTACGCAAACCCGTAACTCTGGCAATCTGCAATTGCCCGCCTCGCCGTATCAGGTCATGGCCGGTACGGTCATCGCCGCCGCGCTGGTAACAGGCATCAAGTCCGATCTTCCGGGTGACGTGATCGGCACCGTCACCGAACCTGTTTATGACTCTGCGACCGGCAAGTACCTGTTGATTCCGCAAGGATCGCGTATCCTGGGCCGCTACAACAGCCAGGTCAGCTACGGCCAAAGCCGGGTTCAGGTCGTGTGGCACCGGATCATCCTGCCCGATACGTCTTCGCTCACCCTGGATAACCTGGTTGGCACCGACCCGGCGGGCTACGCCGGCCTGGAAGATGATGTGGACTGGCACTGGGATCGCATCATAGGCGGTGCCGTGCTGACAACGCTTTTAGGCGTCGGCGCCGAACTGGCCGCGCCGGAAAATCGCCAGGACGGCGAGCGCATTATTATCGCCGGACGCGACAGCGCCCAGGACAGCATCAACCAAGTCGGCCAGGAAATGGCCCGGCGCAACATGAACATCCAGCCCACCTTGACCAGCCGACCCGGCCTGCCGGTGCGCATCATCGTCAACCGCGATCTGGTGCTGCGGCCATACCAGCCATTCTTCTTCAACAAGGGAGCATCACAATGA
- a CDS encoding CopG family transcriptional regulator, whose protein sequence is MSRYRLNLFIHPEHAKRLDELATKKGVSKSSIVAAALASWLSPDAGDQREAAMARRLDRLSRQFERLERDQNIQIETLALFVRYYLTVSTPIPEAHQDVARAQGKARFEQFVEQLGRHLLRGRSLVRDVVEELHPEPVSMDEMATRAEAMERVS, encoded by the coding sequence ATGAGCCGCTATCGCCTGAATCTTTTTATTCATCCTGAGCACGCCAAGCGCCTGGATGAACTGGCCACCAAGAAAGGTGTCTCCAAATCGTCCATCGTAGCGGCGGCGCTGGCGTCCTGGCTATCGCCCGATGCCGGCGACCAGCGCGAAGCGGCGATGGCCAGGCGGTTGGACCGGCTCTCGCGCCAGTTCGAGCGCCTGGAGCGCGACCAGAACATTCAGATCGAGACGCTGGCGCTCTTCGTACGCTACTACCTGACGGTCAGCACGCCGATTCCCGAAGCCCATCAGGACGTCGCCCGCGCGCAGGGTAAGGCGCGTTTCGAGCAATTCGTCGAACAGCTTGGCCGCCACCTGCTGCGCGGTCGCAGTCTGGTACGCGACGTGGTGGAGGAGCTGCACCCCGAGCCCGTGAGCATGGATGAAATGGCGACTCGGGCTGAGGCGATGGAGCGTGTCTCATGA
- a CDS encoding DUF2274 domain-containing protein encodes MTTTRKLRLGPLPKIETIKLTFACPASLKAELERYASLHAQTYGETVDAATLIPHMLEAFMAGDRGFKKGGVRKAAPSTEMLSRTA; translated from the coding sequence ATGACCACCACCCGAAAACTGCGGCTCGGGCCGTTGCCCAAGATCGAAACCATCAAACTGACCTTTGCATGCCCGGCCAGCCTGAAAGCCGAGCTGGAGCGTTATGCATCGCTGCATGCGCAGACGTATGGAGAAACCGTTGATGCCGCGACGTTGATTCCACACATGCTGGAAGCATTCATGGCGGGAGATCGCGGGTTCAAAAAGGGCGGCGTGCGCAAGGCAGCGCCATCAACGGAGATGTTGTCACGAACGGCTTGA
- a CDS encoding VirB3 family type IV secretion system protein, with product MNADNEGAPSFAPGFEIPLHRSLTEPILMGGAPRTVAIANGTLAAAVGLGLQLWIPGVVLWIVGHSLAVWGARVDPQFMQVFARHIKHKTLLDV from the coding sequence ATGAATGCGGACAACGAAGGCGCGCCCAGCTTCGCCCCAGGCTTTGAGATTCCTCTGCATCGTTCGCTTACCGAGCCGATTCTGATGGGCGGCGCACCGCGCACCGTAGCGATTGCCAACGGCACGCTGGCTGCTGCCGTGGGGCTGGGCCTGCAACTGTGGATTCCGGGCGTGGTGCTGTGGATCGTCGGCCATTCGCTTGCCGTATGGGGCGCGCGTGTTGATCCGCAATTCATGCAGGTTTTCGCACGCCATATCAAGCACAAGACGCTGCTGGACGTGTGA
- the trbJ gene encoding P-type conjugative transfer protein TrbJ, whose product MKTRTLSVSIAAVLSVSLLATSPAWAWKTVFDPSNYTQNTLTAVRTLQQINNQINQLQNETQMLMNQARNLASLDFDVVNRLRTTLTATERLIDEAQGLSYEVTNMDQEFARLYPDQYAATVSGDSMAQDARARWQNTLNGLHTAMRVQAQASQNLRDDESALIDLVSQSQSAQGALQAMQATNQLLALQAKQTIQAQQLQITQDRAASLELVQQAVVAERAREVRRRFQGTGTPYTPQAVNFYGH is encoded by the coding sequence ATGAAAACCCGCACGCTATCTGTATCAATCGCCGCTGTGCTTTCGGTGTCGTTACTCGCGACGTCGCCCGCCTGGGCGTGGAAAACGGTTTTTGACCCATCCAACTATACGCAGAACACGCTGACCGCCGTTCGCACGCTGCAGCAAATCAACAACCAGATCAACCAGCTTCAGAACGAGACGCAGATGCTGATGAATCAGGCTCGCAATCTGGCGAGCCTGGATTTCGACGTCGTGAACCGCTTGCGCACCACGCTGACCGCTACCGAGCGTCTGATCGACGAGGCGCAAGGGCTCAGTTACGAGGTGACAAACATGGACCAGGAGTTTGCCCGCCTGTATCCCGACCAGTATGCCGCGACTGTAAGCGGCGACAGCATGGCCCAGGATGCGCGTGCGCGCTGGCAGAACACGCTTAATGGTCTGCACACCGCCATGCGTGTGCAGGCGCAAGCCTCGCAGAATCTGCGCGACGATGAAAGCGCACTGATTGATCTGGTGAGCCAAAGCCAGTCCGCGCAAGGCGCATTGCAGGCCATGCAGGCGACCAATCAGCTTCTGGCCTTGCAGGCTAAGCAGACCATCCAGGCGCAACAGCTTCAGATCACCCAAGACCGCGCCGCTTCTTTGGAGCTAGTCCAGCAAGCCGTCGTGGCCGAGCGCGCCCGCGAAGTGCGGCGGCGCTTCCAGGGCACTGGTACGCCGTACACGCCGCAAGCCGTGAACTTCTACGGTCACTGA